atatatgtgtatataaccATAGATATCCATTTATATAaccatgtatatataatatatgtatataactatttatatacGCTTATATATACGcttatatatatggatatatactcatatatactgtatatgcatatatatacttatatatatatatatatataattatgatatcatatttataattataaatataatatattaagtctatatacatatatgtatattttctaaataattttaaaaagctgaaacaaaacaaacaaattatatatatacatatatatacgattattatattttatatattattagaaatagtaacatttatttcatgaatcgataattatatacaaattattataaatatttgttttaaatgatgaATCCATTTTTAACCAAATCATTGACACATAAGCATAAAGATTGACATAATTCATCAATTCAGCTTTAATTAATAAAAGTCTCCGTACACTTCAAGTCTCTTGATTTCCTCCCCGGTTCCCTCACggagagaggaaacgaggagagaggaaacgaggagagaggaaacgaggagagaggaaacgaggaCGTGTTTTAAGATAAATGAAACCTCCGGTCTGATCCGGACCCGTTTCTTCACTCGACTCTTTATGTCTGATCCGGACCCGTTTCTTCACTCGACTCTTTATGTCTGATGCGGATCCGTTTCTTCACTCGACTCCTTCTGTCTGATGCGGATCCGTTTCTTCACTCGACTCCTTCTATCTGATGCGGATCCGTTTCTTCACTCGACTGTTTCTGTCTGTCAGATGCAACATGGCGGCCTCTGCTGCTTCACGTGAGCTCTTCACGGAGGCGGTGAGAGCGGTTCTTCACTCTTGGCCGGTTCTTCAGGTAAATATGACCCGAGACGGAACCCCCTGACCCCCTCTCACCCCAACAGGCTCTTAGTGATACGCTTCTATCCTGCCTTCTCATTGTTTTTAATGACGTTTGTGTCAATAAAGCTTTGTTGAATAGCAGCGAGAGCTCCTCGAGGAGCAGTGGTGTTTGTgtccggggcttttattgtgaaggagacaACGGAAGCAGGAACATAGGAGCTCTACGTGTCGAGAGATAAAGGGCGTTCCGTGTTGTGATTGTATCACTATCATCAAGTACaggcaccagaaccagaaccatgtCTAGGGTCCAGAACCATGTCTAGGGTCCAGAACCATCTCTAGGGTCCAGAACCATCTCTAGGGTCCAGAACCATGTCTAAGGGTCCAGAACCATGTCTAGGGTCCAGAACCATCTCTAGGGTCCAGAACCATCTCTAGGGTCCAGAACCATGTCTAGGGTCCAGAACCATCTCTAGGGTCCAGAACCATGTCTAGGGATCCAGAACCATGTCTAAGGGTCCAGAACCATGTCTAGGGTTCAGAACCATCTCTAGGGTCCAGAACCATGTCTAGGGATCCAGAACCATGTCTAGGGTTCAGAACCATGTCTAGGGTTCAGAACCATGTCTAGGGTCCAGAACCATGTCTAGGGTCCAGAACCATCTCTAGGGTCCAGAACCATGTCTAGGGTCCAGAACCATCTCTAGGGTCCAGAACCATGTCTAGGGTCCAGAACCATCTCTAGGGTTCAGAACCATGTCTAGGGTCCAGAACCATCTCTAGGGTCCAGAACCATGTCTAGGGTCCAGAACCATGTCTAGGGTCCAGAACCATCTCTAGGGTCCAGAACCATGTCTAGGGTTCAGAACCATCTCTAGGGTCCAGAACCATCTCTAGGGTCCAGAACCATGTCTAGGGATCCAGAACCATGTCTAGGGTTCAGAACCATGTCTAGGGTCCAGAACCATCTCTAGGGTCCAGAACCATGTCTAGGGTCCAGAACCATCTCTAGGGTCCAGAACCATGTCTAGGGTCCAGAACCATCTCTAGGGTTCAGAACCATGTCTAGGGTCCAGAACCATGTCTAGGGTCCAGAACCATGTCTAGGGTCCAGAACCATCTCTAGGGTCCAGAACCATCTCTAGGGTCCAGAACCATGTCTAGGGTCCAGAACCATCTCTCGGGTCCAGAACCATGTCTAGGGTCCAGAACCATCTCTAGGGGTCCAGAACCATGTCTAGGGGGCCAGAGCTCTCTAGGGGTCCAGAACTCTCTAGGGGTCCAGAACCATCTCTAGGGGTCCAGAACTCTCTATGGGTCCAGAACCATCTCTAGGGGTCCAGAGCTCTCTAGGGGTCCAGAACTCTCTAGGGGTCCAGAACTCTCTAGTGGTCCAGAACCATCTCTAGGGGTCCAGAACCATCTCTAGGGGGGTCCAGAACTCTCTAGGGGGTCTAGAACTCTCTAGTGGTCCAGAACCATCTCTAGGGGTCCAGAACTCTCTAGGGGTCCAGAACCATCTCTAGGGGGGTCCAGAACTCTCTAGGGGGTCTAGAACTCTCTAGGGGGTCTAGAGCTCTCTAGGGGGGTCCATAACTCTCTAGGGGGGTCCAGAACTCTGGCCTTGGCCTCAGATCTGTGTTTACTCCTCAGATCGCCGTGGACAACGGGTTTGGGGGCGTGTACGGAGAGCAGAAAGCTGATTGGATGGTGGACATCGTCCAGCAGTACTTCCATGACAACGGTAGGTAACATGTTCACCTTTAATGTAACTTACACAAATAACTATTATACTGTatcatcaaaatatatatatatatatattatatatatagagatatatttatatctctatatatatgtatgtatgtatatatattatatatatatatatatacatacatatatagatatattatatctatctatctatatatacacatatatagatatatctatatatatatataacgtgtgtgtgtagctgaccTGCagaagggggaggtggaggactaCCTCGCTGACCTGATGGATCAGGAGTTCGACACCATGGTGGATGATGAGAGTTtacctcaggtacacacacacactcacacacactcacactcacatactcacacactcacactcacatacacacactcacacacactcacactcacatacacacactcacactcacatacacacacatacacacactcacactcacaatcacatacactcacacactcacactcacatacacacactcacactcacacacacacacacacacacacacacacacactcacacacacactcacatacacactcacactcacatacacactcacactcacatacacactcacactcacacacacacactcacactcacactcacaatcacacactcacacacacacacacacacacacactcacacacacacactcacacacacacactcacatacacactcacacacacacacacacacacacacacactcacacacacacactcacactcacatacacacactcacactcacatacacacacactcacactcacactcacacactcacacacacacacacactcacactcacacacactcacacactcacacacacactcacatacacacactcacacactcacacacacactcacacactcacactcacacactaacacacactcacacacacactcacacacacatacacacacactcacatacacacacactcacactcacacacacactcacaccacacacactcacactcacatacacacacacacactcacactcacatacacacactcacacacacacactcacactcacacactacacacacacacacacactcacatacactcacacacacacacacacacacactcacacacacacacactcacacacacactcacacacacacactcacactcacacacacacactcactcacactcacactcacatacactcacacacacacacctgcaccactcgaccccccccccctcccgtgacGTGGGCcctcctgtgtcctcaggtGTGTGACAGTCTGCTGCAGGCGTTCCTCCAGtggcagcagggggcgctgcagcCGCTCCAACACACCATCCACACTCTGACACAGAAGAAGACTCCGAGGGCAAAGGTCACCGCTCCGCCCACACAGTCTGACGAAGACAGCGACGACGACGCAGAGGTACGTCTCCGCTCTGACAGAGTGACCTCACCATCAGCCATCTTAAAGGGCCGGGAACACtttaataactctttgcatttgattattgttcatcGGAGtgttcaaatattaaatatcagtttcatttgaaaccttcaaaataaaagcatgggaaatgtttcttcaattactttaagaaaaggggatcacgtgtctttcaagccatcaggggtCACAGAAAACGATGCGgtgggccggatttggcccgcgggccttgtgtttgatacCTGTGCTCTACATGTTCCATTCATCACTTCACGTGACGTCATCGGCCCACCGCATCGTTTCCTGTgacccctgacggcttgaaagacacgtgatccccttttcttaaagtaattgaagaaacatttcccatgcttttattttgaaggtttcaaatgaaatggatccatgttgtaatattagagacattttctgatGTACAATATTCGTACACTCCGgtgaacaataaacaaatggaaAGAGTTATTtgacaatatgttcgaggagcttataaagtgttaccggccctttaagagagcgGCCATGATGCAGTAATAAGAACAACTGAACATCCAGCTAGAAACGTGGGATTGTTTTCCATGTCtctataaaacaatgtcatgaaTCAGGAGGTTGTGTTTCTAATGGAGATAATATCTCTCTGTGCTCAGGGGATGGAGTGTGAATCCTCCTCCGGTCCATCGGCCAGCAGCagagatcctcctcctcctcctcgggaggaagaggacggcTGGACGGTTGTGCGTAAGAAgaagtgaagatgaagatgtagtGCAGGATGAACTGTTGAGTCAGCTGACACGTTCTGaatggaggcggcggcggcgccccctggtggagagaCGCTCACGCCTCGTGGGCCGCTTGTTTTATATTAAACTGTCGACTGGCGTCCGTCTAGAGTCGGTCACCTCGACCTCCACGGCTCACGATGACTCGCTGGAGGAAACACACATGTAGTCcttaaaacaaacatgaagtcaGTTTGTAGTTTAAACTGAGTCCTcggcttagagatagggtaaggagacgagtcctcagcttagagatagggtaaggagacgagtcctcagcttagagatagggtaaggagacgagtcctcagcttagagatagggtaaggagacgagtcctcagcttagagatagggtaaggagacgagtcctcagcttagagatagggtaaggagacgagtcctcagccttagagatagggtaaggagacgagtcctcagcttagagatagggtaaggagacgagtcctcagcttagagatagggtaaggagacgagtcctcagcttagagatagggtaaggagacgagtcctcagcttagagatagggtaaggagacgagtcctcagcttagagatagggtaaggagacgagtcctcagcttagagatagggtaaggaggagtcctcagcttagagatagggtaaggagacgagtcctcagcttagagatagggtaaggagacgagtcctcagcttagagatagggtaaggagacgagtcctcagcttagagatagggtaaggagacgagtcctcagcttagagatagggtaaggagacgagtcctcagcttagagatagggtaagagacgagtcctcagcttagagatagggtaaggagacgagtcctcagcttagagatagggtaaggagacgagtcctcagcttagagatagggtaaggagacgagtcctcagcttagagatagggtaaggagacgagtcctcagcttagagatagggtaaggagacgagtcctcagcttagagatagggtaaggagacgagtcctcagcttagagatagggtaaggagacgagtcctcagcttagagatagggtaaggagacgagtcctcagcttagagatagggtaaggagacgagtcctcagcttagagatagggtaaggagacgagtcctcagcttagagatagggtaaggagacgcagtcctcagcttagagatagggtaaggagacgagtcctcagcttagagatagggtaaggagacgagtcctcagcttagagatagggtaaggagacgagtcctcagcttagagatagggtaaggagacgagtcctcaggcttagagatagggtaaggagacgagtcctcagcttagagatagggtaaggagacgagtcctcaggcttagagatagggtaaggagacgagtcctcagcttagagatagggtaaggagacgagtcctcagcttagagatagggtaaggagacgagtcctcagcttagagatagggtaaggagacgagtcctcagccttagagatagggtaaggagacgagtcctcagcttagagatagggtaaggagacgagtcctcagccttagagatagggtaaggagacgagtcctcaggcttagagatagggtaaggagacgagtcctcagcttagagatagggtaaggagacgagtcctcaggcttagagatagggtaaggagacgagtcctcagcttagagatagggtaaggagacgagtcctcaggcttagagatagggtaaggagacgagtcctcagcttagagatagggtaaggagacgagtcctcagcttagagatagggtaaggagacgagtcctcaggcttagagatagggtaaggagacgagtcctcagcttagagatagggtaaggagacgagtcctcaggcttagagatagggtaaggagacgagtcctcagcttagagatagggtaaggagacgagtcctcagcttagagatagggtaaggagacgagtcctcagcttagagatagggtaaggagacgagtcctcagcttagagatagggtaaggagacgagtcctcagcttagagatagggtaaggagacgagtcctcaggcttagagatagggtaaggagacgagtcctcagcttagagatagggtaaggagacgagtcctcaggcttagagatagggtaaggagacgagtcctcagcttagagatagggtaaggagacgagtcctcaggcttagagatagggtaaggagacgagtcctcggccttagagatagggtaaggagacgagtcctcagcttagagatagggtaaggagacgagtcctcagcttagagatagggtaaggagacgagtcctcagccttagagatagggtaaggagacgagtcctcagcttagagatagggtaaggagacgagtcctcagcttagagatagggtaaggagacgagtcctcaggcttagagatagggtaaggagacgagtcctcagcttagagatagggtaaggagacgagtcctcaggcttagagatagggtaaggagacgagtcctcagcttagagatagggtaaggagacgagtcctcagcttagagatagggtaaggagacgagtcctcagcttagagatagggtaaggagacgagtcctcagccttagagatagggtaaggagacgagtcctcagcttagagatagggtaaggagacgagtcctcaggcttagagatagggtaaggagacgagtcctcaggcttagagatagggtaaggagacgagtcctcagcttagagatagggtaaggagacgagtcctcaggcttagagatagggtaaggagacgagtcctcagcttagagatagggtaaggagacgagtcctcagcttagagatagggtaaggagacgagtcctcaggcttagagatagggtaaggagacgagtcctcaggcttagagatagggtaaggagacgagtcctcaggcttagagatagggtaaggagacgagtcctcagcttagagatagggtaaggagacgagtcctcagcttagagatagggtaaggagacgagtcctcagcttagagatagggtaaggagacgagtcctcagcttagagatagggtaaggagacgagtcctcagcttagagatagggtaaggagacgagtcctcaggcttagagatagggtaaggagacgagtcctcagcttagagatagggtaaggagacagtcctcagcttagagatagggtaaggagacgagtcctcagcttagagatagggtaaggagacgagtcctcagcttagagatagggtaaggagacgagtcctcaggcttagagatagggtaaggagacgagtcctcagcttagagatagggtaaggagacgagtcctcagcttagagatagggtaaggagacgagtcctcagcttagagatagggtaaggagacgagtcctcagcttagagatagggtaaggagacgagtcctcagcttagagatagggtaaggagacgagtcctcggccttagagatagggtaaggagacgagtcctcagcttagagatagggtaaggagacgagtcctcagcttagagatagggtaaggagacgagtcctcagcttagagatagggtaaggagacgagtcctcagcttagagatagggtaaggagacgagtcctcagcttagagatagggtaaggagacgagtcctcagcttagagatagggtaaggagacgagtcctcaggcttagagatagggtaaggagacgagtcctcagcttagagatagggtaaggagacgagtcctcagcttagagatagggtaaggagacagtcctcagcttagagatagggtaaggagacgagtcctcagcttagagatagggtaaggagacgagtcctcagcttagagatagggtaaggagacgagtcctcagcttagagatagggtaaggagacaggtcctcagcttagagatagggtaaggagacgagtcctcaggcttagagatagggtaaggagacgagtcctcagcttagagatagggtaaggagacagtcctcagcttagagatagggtaaggagacgagtcctcagcttagagatagggtaaggagacgagtcctcagcttagagatagggtaaggagacgagtcctcagcttagagatagggtaaggagacgagtcctcagcttagagatagggtaaggagacgagtcctcagccttagagatagggtaaggagacagTCCTcaggcttagagatagggtaaggagacgagtcctcagcttagagatagggtaaggagacgagtcctcagcttagagatagggtaaggagacgagtcctcagcttagagatagggtaaggagacgagtcctcagcttagagatagggtaaggagacgagtcctcaggcttagagatagggtaaggagacgagtcctcagcttagagatagggtaaggagacgagtcctcaggcttagagatagggtaaggagacgagtcctcaggcttagagatagggtaaggagacgagtcctcagcttagagatagggtaaggagacgagtcctcagcttagagatagggtaaggagacagTCCTcaggcttagagatagggtaaggagacgagtcctcagcttagagatagggtaaggagacgagtcctcagcttagagatagggtaaggagacgagtcctcagcttagagatagggtaaggagacgagtcctcagcttagagatagggtaaggagacgagtcctcggccttagagatagggtaaggagacgagtcctcagcttagagatagggtaaggagcagtcctcggccttagagatagggtaaggagacgagtcctcaggcttagagatagggtaaggagacgagtcctcaggcttagagatagggtaaggagacgagtcctcaggcttagagatagggtaaggagacgagtcctcagcttagagatagggtaaggagacgagtcctcagcttagagatagggtaaggagacgagtcctcagcttagagatagggtaaggagacgagtcctcaggcttagagatagggtaaggagacgagtcctcagcttagagatagggtaaggagacgagtcctcaggcttagagatagggtaaggagacgagtcctcagcttagagatagggtaaggagacgagtcctcagcttagagatagggtaaggagacgagtcctcagcttagagatagggtaaggagacgagtcctcaggcttagagatagggtaaggag
The genomic region above belongs to Pseudoliparis swirei isolate HS2019 ecotype Mariana Trench chromosome 9, NWPU_hadal_v1, whole genome shotgun sequence and contains:
- the tsr2 gene encoding pre-rRNA-processing protein TSR2 homolog, translated to MAASAASRELFTEAVRAVLHSWPVLQIAVDNGFGGVYGEQKADWMVDIVQQYFHDNADLQKGEVEDYLADLMDQEFDTMVDDESLPQVCDSLLQAFLQWQQGALQPLQHTIHTLTQKKTPRAKVTAPPTQSDEDSDDDAEGMECESSSGPSASSRDPPPPPREEEDGWTVVRKKK